One stretch of Manis pentadactyla isolate mManPen7 chromosome 10, mManPen7.hap1, whole genome shotgun sequence DNA includes these proteins:
- the NUP50 gene encoding nuclear pore complex protein Nup50 isoform X1: MSERFKEMAKRTAEKELTDRNWDQEDEAEEVGTFSVASEEILKNRAIKKAKRRNVGFESDSGGAFKGFKGLAVPSGGRGFSGFGNGAGGKSLEGLSNGNNVTGSPSFTERAVIEAKAAFGSFAANGPISLLDKKISNPKTNGDSQQPSSSGLSTSAARHANAYHKQLAALNCSVRDWIVKHVNMNPLCDLTPIFKDYEKHLASIEQQHGSGGGSSNSESETNRMSIETQSPSLLVSTKLQQASTFLFHGTRTEDVSEKRVEAASEKKTDPSLGATSASFNFGKKIDSSVLGSLNSGPLFGFSFSSGNSSLFGKDTAQSKPVSAPFPTKALESQAEGGSNECKGGDEESDEPPKVVVTEVKEEDAFYSKKCKLFYKKDKEFKEKGVGTLHLKPTANERTQLLVRADTNLGNILLNILVPPNMPCTRTGKNNVLIVCVPNPPVDEKNAGTPVTMLIRVKASEDADELHRILLEKRGA, translated from the exons ATGTCAGAAAG GTTCAAAGAAATGGCCAAAAGAACTGCCGAGAAGGAATTAACAGATAGAAATTGGGATCAAGAAGATGAAGCAGAAGAG GTGGGAACATTCTCTGTGGCCAGTGAGGAAATCTTGAAGAATAGAGCCATAAAGAAAGCCAAGCGTAGGAAtgttggatttgaa TCTGATAGTGGAGGGGCCTTCAAAGGTTTTAAAGGTCTGGCTGTACCTTCTGGAGGAAGAGGGTTTTCTGGATTTGGTAATGGCGCTGGAGGGAAGTCTTTGGAAGGCCTGTCGAATGGGAACAATGTAACTGGTTCCCCTTCCTTCACTGAAAGGGCAGTGATTGAGGCCAAGGCAGCCTTTG GATCTTTTGCTGCAAATGGCCCTATCTCCTTGTTAGATAAAAAGATTTCAAATCCCAAAACCAATGGCGACAGTCAGCAGCCCTCTTCCTCTGGCCTTAGCACAAGTGCAGCCCGCCACGCGAACGCCTATCACAAGCAGTTGGCTGCCTTAAACTGTTCTGTCCGAGATTGGATAGTGAAGCACGTGAACATGAACCCACTCTGCGACCTGACACCTATCTTTAAGGACTATGAGAAACACTTGGCAAGTATTGAACAGCAGCATGGGAGCGGTGGTGGCAGCAGCAATTCTGAAAGTGAAACTAACAGAATGTCCATTGAAACACAGTCTCCTTCCCTATTGGTTTCAACAAAATTACAGCAAGCATCAACGTTTCTGTTTCATGGCACCAGAACTGAGGATGTGTCTGAGAAGAGGGTGGAGGCTGCATCTGAAAAGAAAACGGACCCATCGCTTGGAGCAACAAGTGCCTCATTTAACTTTGGCAAGAAAATAGATAGTTCTGTTTTGGGTTCATTGAACTCTGGCCCCCTGtttggattttcattttcttctggaaaCTCCAGTTTATTTGGCAAAGATACTGCCCAGAGTAAACCTGTGTCTGCACCATTTCCCACTAAAGCACTGGAGAGCCAAGCAGAAGGAGGCAGTAATGAATGCAAAG gtGGAGATGAAGAGAGTGACGAGCCTCCCAAAGTTGTAGTTACCGAAGTAAAAGAAGAAGATGCTTTTTACTCCAAAAA GTGTAAACTATTTTACaagaaagataaagaatttaaagaGAAAGGTGTAGGTACTCTGCATTTAAAACCTACAGCAAATGAGAGGACACAACTTTTAGTGCGGGCAGACACCAATTTAG GCAACATATTGCTGAATATTCTGGTTCCACCCAATATGCCATGTACCCGAACAGGGAAAAACAACGTGCTTATTGTCTGTGTTCCAAACCCACCCGTGGATGAGAAGAACGCCGGCACGCCAGTCACTATGTTAATTCGTGTAAAAGCAAGTGAGGATGCGGACGAGCTGCACAGAATCTTACTGGAGAAAAGGGGTGCCTGA
- the NUP50 gene encoding nuclear pore complex protein Nup50 isoform X2, translating to MAKRTAEKELTDRNWDQEDEAEEVGTFSVASEEILKNRAIKKAKRRNVGFESDSGGAFKGFKGLAVPSGGRGFSGFGNGAGGKSLEGLSNGNNVTGSPSFTERAVIEAKAAFGSFAANGPISLLDKKISNPKTNGDSQQPSSSGLSTSAARHANAYHKQLAALNCSVRDWIVKHVNMNPLCDLTPIFKDYEKHLASIEQQHGSGGGSSNSESETNRMSIETQSPSLLVSTKLQQASTFLFHGTRTEDVSEKRVEAASEKKTDPSLGATSASFNFGKKIDSSVLGSLNSGPLFGFSFSSGNSSLFGKDTAQSKPVSAPFPTKALESQAEGGSNECKGGDEESDEPPKVVVTEVKEEDAFYSKKCKLFYKKDKEFKEKGVGTLHLKPTANERTQLLVRADTNLGNILLNILVPPNMPCTRTGKNNVLIVCVPNPPVDEKNAGTPVTMLIRVKASEDADELHRILLEKRGA from the exons ATGGCCAAAAGAACTGCCGAGAAGGAATTAACAGATAGAAATTGGGATCAAGAAGATGAAGCAGAAGAG GTGGGAACATTCTCTGTGGCCAGTGAGGAAATCTTGAAGAATAGAGCCATAAAGAAAGCCAAGCGTAGGAAtgttggatttgaa TCTGATAGTGGAGGGGCCTTCAAAGGTTTTAAAGGTCTGGCTGTACCTTCTGGAGGAAGAGGGTTTTCTGGATTTGGTAATGGCGCTGGAGGGAAGTCTTTGGAAGGCCTGTCGAATGGGAACAATGTAACTGGTTCCCCTTCCTTCACTGAAAGGGCAGTGATTGAGGCCAAGGCAGCCTTTG GATCTTTTGCTGCAAATGGCCCTATCTCCTTGTTAGATAAAAAGATTTCAAATCCCAAAACCAATGGCGACAGTCAGCAGCCCTCTTCCTCTGGCCTTAGCACAAGTGCAGCCCGCCACGCGAACGCCTATCACAAGCAGTTGGCTGCCTTAAACTGTTCTGTCCGAGATTGGATAGTGAAGCACGTGAACATGAACCCACTCTGCGACCTGACACCTATCTTTAAGGACTATGAGAAACACTTGGCAAGTATTGAACAGCAGCATGGGAGCGGTGGTGGCAGCAGCAATTCTGAAAGTGAAACTAACAGAATGTCCATTGAAACACAGTCTCCTTCCCTATTGGTTTCAACAAAATTACAGCAAGCATCAACGTTTCTGTTTCATGGCACCAGAACTGAGGATGTGTCTGAGAAGAGGGTGGAGGCTGCATCTGAAAAGAAAACGGACCCATCGCTTGGAGCAACAAGTGCCTCATTTAACTTTGGCAAGAAAATAGATAGTTCTGTTTTGGGTTCATTGAACTCTGGCCCCCTGtttggattttcattttcttctggaaaCTCCAGTTTATTTGGCAAAGATACTGCCCAGAGTAAACCTGTGTCTGCACCATTTCCCACTAAAGCACTGGAGAGCCAAGCAGAAGGAGGCAGTAATGAATGCAAAG gtGGAGATGAAGAGAGTGACGAGCCTCCCAAAGTTGTAGTTACCGAAGTAAAAGAAGAAGATGCTTTTTACTCCAAAAA GTGTAAACTATTTTACaagaaagataaagaatttaaagaGAAAGGTGTAGGTACTCTGCATTTAAAACCTACAGCAAATGAGAGGACACAACTTTTAGTGCGGGCAGACACCAATTTAG GCAACATATTGCTGAATATTCTGGTTCCACCCAATATGCCATGTACCCGAACAGGGAAAAACAACGTGCTTATTGTCTGTGTTCCAAACCCACCCGTGGATGAGAAGAACGCCGGCACGCCAGTCACTATGTTAATTCGTGTAAAAGCAAGTGAGGATGCGGACGAGCTGCACAGAATCTTACTGGAGAAAAGGGGTGCCTGA